From Pararhodobacter zhoushanensis, the proteins below share one genomic window:
- a CDS encoding TCR/Tet family MFS transporter: MSAQPERAARQTLPVLFILITLALDAIGFGLIMPVMPDLLREVTGEDLAHAALWGGVLTGGFAVMQVLCGPMIGNLSDRFGRKPVLLLSLAVLSADYLVLALAGTIWLVFLARLINGVTSATYGTATAYIADISTPEQKAQRFGLIGAAFGAGFIMGPALGGMLAEFGTRAPFYAAAVVAALNLGFGALVMRESLTPTNRRSFSWRRANPFGAFKSIGKLPGLGRFLTIYAAFEFAFIVYPVIWTYFAIARFGWTPSQVGGSLALYGLGMVLVQGVLIRVAIRSLGRRGAMLVGALAALVSFSALAVIDSGTVAMMLIPLSSLSGLVSPALRAEMSDRVAANQQGELQGALASLHAIGMIGAPLVYTQVFARFSGDQAILDLPGMVFIIPAALSLMALLLLRPAQERSPV; encoded by the coding sequence ATGTCCGCCCAGCCTGAGCGCGCCGCGCGCCAGACCCTGCCGGTTCTGTTCATTCTGATCACGCTGGCGCTGGATGCCATCGGCTTTGGCCTGATCATGCCGGTGATGCCGGATCTGCTGCGTGAGGTAACCGGCGAGGATCTGGCCCATGCTGCGCTCTGGGGCGGGGTGCTTACCGGCGGGTTCGCCGTGATGCAGGTGCTGTGCGGCCCGATGATCGGCAATCTGAGCGACCGTTTCGGCCGCAAGCCGGTGCTCCTGCTGTCACTGGCCGTGCTGTCGGCGGACTATCTGGTGCTGGCGCTGGCCGGGACCATCTGGCTGGTGTTTCTGGCCCGGCTGATCAATGGCGTGACCTCGGCCACCTATGGCACGGCGACGGCCTATATCGCCGATATCTCGACGCCTGAGCAGAAGGCGCAGCGCTTCGGGCTGATCGGCGCGGCCTTTGGCGCGGGCTTCATCATGGGACCGGCGCTTGGCGGGATGCTGGCGGAATTCGGCACCCGCGCGCCGTTCTATGCCGCTGCTGTCGTCGCCGCGCTGAACCTTGGCTTTGGGGCACTTGTGATGCGCGAATCCCTGACGCCGACCAACCGTCGCAGCTTTTCGTGGCGCCGGGCCAACCCGTTCGGCGCGTTCAAATCCATCGGCAAACTGCCCGGGCTGGGGCGCTTTCTGACGATCTACGCCGCCTTCGAATTCGCCTTCATCGTCTATCCCGTCATCTGGACCTATTTCGCCATCGCGCGCTTTGGCTGGACACCCAGTCAGGTCGGCGGGTCTCTGGCGCTGTACGGGCTGGGCATGGTGCTGGTGCAGGGCGTGCTGATCCGCGTTGCCATCAGGTCGCTGGGCCGCAGGGGCGCAATGCTTGTCGGTGCCCTGGCCGCGCTGGTGTCGTTCAGCGCGCTGGCGGTGATCGACAGTGGCACCGTGGCGATGATGTTGATCCCGCTGTCGTCGCTGTCCGGGCTGGTGTCGCCCGCGCTGCGGGCCGAGATGTCGGACCGGGTTGCGGCCAACCAGCAGGGCGAATTGCAAGGCGCGCTGGCTTCGTTGCACGCCATTGGCATGATCGGGGCACCGCTGGTCTATACGCAGGTCTTTGCCCGCTTCAGCGGGGATCAGGCAATCCTTGACCTGCCGGGCATGGTGTTCATCATACCCGCAGCCTTGAGCCTGATGGCGCTGCTCCTGCTGCGCCCTGCCCAAGAACGGAGCCCGGTATGA
- a CDS encoding DUF1467 family protein translates to MMNPVSGFVLFAFVWFLTLLVVLPLRLKTQGDVGQVVAGTPESAPANLNLKRKMITTTIAAVCIWAVLAYVIISGFVTVQALDDLTHRMVYGAP, encoded by the coding sequence ATGATGAACCCCGTTTCCGGCTTCGTGCTCTTTGCCTTTGTGTGGTTCCTGACCTTGCTGGTCGTGCTGCCGCTGCGCCTGAAAACGCAGGGCGACGTTGGGCAGGTGGTCGCCGGCACGCCTGAATCCGCCCCGGCAAACCTGAACCTCAAGCGCAAGATGATCACCACGACCATCGCCGCCGTCTGCATCTGGGCGGTTCTGGCCTATGTGATCATCTCGGGTTTCGTCACGGTGCAGGCGCTGGATGACCTGACTCACCGGATGGTTTACGGCGCCCCCTGA
- the mce gene encoding methylmalonyl-CoA epimerase, which yields MIGRLNHVAIAVPDLQAAAAQYRDTLGAGVGAPQDEPDHGVTVVFITLPNTKIELLYPLGDVSPIQGFLDKNPAGGIHHICYEVDDILAARDQLLAKGARVLGSGAPRIGAHGKPVLFLHPKDFNGCLVELEQV from the coding sequence ATGATCGGACGCCTGAATCACGTCGCCATCGCAGTGCCCGACCTGCAGGCCGCTGCCGCCCAATACCGCGACACGCTGGGCGCAGGCGTCGGCGCGCCGCAGGATGAACCCGATCACGGCGTGACGGTGGTCTTCATCACGCTGCCCAACACCAAGATCGAACTTTTGTATCCGCTGGGCGACGTCAGCCCGATTCAGGGCTTTCTGGACAAGAACCCGGCCGGCGGCATTCACCATATCTGCTACGAGGTCGACGATATCCTTGCCGCCCGCGATCAGTTGCTGGCCAAGGGCGCGCGGGTTCTGGGCTCGGGCGCGCCGCGCATCGGGGCGCATGGCAAGCCGGTGCTCTTCTTGCACCCCAAGGATTTCAACGGCTGTCTGGTCGAACTGGAGCAAGTCTGA
- the pcaD gene encoding 3-oxoadipate enol-lactonase yields MVMADLGDVRLNYRLDGDPKGAPVVLIHALGTDLRLWDALVPLLPPGLLILRYSLRGHGESSVPPAPYSMGALVRDAERMMDHVGMRDALVVGLSIGGLIAQGLAVKRLDLVRAVVLSNTAAKIGTAGMWQQRIEAIKAEGLDSIADATLERWFARSFRQTPQALACRERLVSTPVEGYCGCAAAIAGTDFYTPTSGLRLPLLAISGSEDGSTPPDLVRETADLVPGSRFALIRGAGHLPCVDQPQAYAETLTQFLHETGHVRPA; encoded by the coding sequence ATGGTGATGGCCGATCTGGGCGATGTGCGCCTGAACTACCGACTGGATGGCGACCCCAAAGGCGCGCCTGTGGTGCTGATCCACGCGCTGGGAACCGACCTGCGGCTGTGGGATGCGCTGGTGCCCCTGTTGCCGCCGGGCCTGCTGATCCTGCGCTATTCGCTGCGCGGCCATGGCGAGTCGAGCGTGCCGCCCGCGCCCTATTCCATGGGCGCGCTGGTGCGCGATGCCGAGCGGATGATGGACCATGTCGGCATGCGCGATGCGCTGGTGGTCGGGCTGTCCATTGGCGGGCTGATCGCGCAGGGGCTGGCGGTCAAGCGGCTGGATCTGGTGCGTGCGGTGGTGCTGTCGAACACCGCCGCCAAGATCGGCACGGCCGGGATGTGGCAGCAACGGATCGAAGCGATCAAGGCCGAGGGTCTGGACAGCATCGCCGACGCCACGCTGGAGCGCTGGTTCGCCCGCAGTTTCCGCCAGACGCCGCAGGCGCTGGCCTGCCGCGAGCGGCTCGTCAGCACACCGGTCGAAGGCTATTGTGGCTGTGCGGCGGCGATTGCGGGGACGGATTTTTACACGCCGACCTCGGGCCTGCGCCTGCCGCTTCTGGCGATTTCGGGTTCTGAGGATGGCTCGACCCCGCCCGATCTGGTGCGCGAAACCGCCGATCTGGTGCCCGGCTCGCGTTTTGCGCTGATCCGGGGCGCGGGACATCTGCCCTGTGTGGACCAGCCGCAGGCCTATGCCGAAACTCTCACCCAGTTCCTGCACGAGACCGGGCATGTCCGCCCAGCCTGA
- a CDS encoding response regulator has product MPPDRLTRLSTDLALPPRTLLLVEDSRFAAEAVRLICRRAGIRLRRAESLAAARLHLRVYRPDIVLVDLGLPDGSGLDLIAGLGAAGPRPRRLIAVSGDATLEGAARAAGADAFLLKPVTLTQHLALMTGDAALCPAPVEDWEPRNRNAGADPLALRDDLRLVHDLLNGTGAPERLHYAGQFLASVGHALHDRSLATAAEAATRAGDHRSLMALAQAKTAQVPMI; this is encoded by the coding sequence TTGCCACCCGACCGTCTGACCCGGTTGTCCACGGATCTCGCCTTGCCGCCGCGCACGCTGTTGCTGGTCGAAGACAGCCGTTTCGCCGCCGAAGCCGTCCGCCTGATCTGCCGACGCGCCGGGATCCGGCTCAGGCGGGCCGAATCGCTGGCCGCCGCGCGGTTGCATTTGCGCGTGTACCGGCCCGACATCGTGCTGGTCGATCTGGGACTGCCGGACGGGTCGGGACTGGATCTGATCGCCGGACTGGGGGCCGCCGGGCCGCGCCCGCGGCGCCTGATCGCGGTCAGTGGCGATGCGACACTGGAAGGCGCGGCGCGGGCGGCGGGGGCGGATGCGTTCCTGCTCAAGCCGGTCACGCTGACACAGCATCTGGCGCTGATGACCGGCGACGCCGCCTTGTGCCCGGCACCGGTTGAGGATTGGGAGCCACGCAACCGCAACGCCGGGGCCGACCCCCTGGCGCTGCGCGATGATCTGCGTCTGGTCCATGATCTGCTGAACGGGACGGGCGCGCCGGAACGGTTGCACTATGCCGGGCAATTTCTGGCCTCGGTGGGTCACGCCCTGCACGACAGGTCGCTCGCCACTGCCGCCGAAGCCGCCACCCGCGCCGGGGATCACCGCTCGCTGATGGCGCTCGCGCAGGCAAAAACGGCGCAGGTGCCAATGATCTGA
- a CDS encoding nitroreductase family protein produces the protein MSQTNPVMEFLLTRRSRPAAALKAPAPEGAELDLLLTAASRVPDHGALVPWRFLILENAARLRLAGLIRERGPELGIDPAKIEKSAKSWENAPLIVGVVSAPVPSEKAPELEQVLTAGAVCTSLVNAALSSGWGAAWITGWAAFDRVFMEQGLGLQAQEKIAGFVHLGSCETPPSERARPDLSALITRVVQ, from the coding sequence ATGAGCCAAACGAACCCCGTGATGGAATTTCTGCTGACGCGCCGGTCGCGCCCGGCAGCCGCGCTCAAGGCCCCCGCGCCTGAGGGCGCTGAGCTTGATCTGCTGCTGACCGCCGCCTCGCGCGTGCCCGATCACGGGGCGCTGGTGCCGTGGCGGTTCCTGATCCTTGAGAACGCGGCGCGCCTGCGCCTTGCCGGACTGATCCGCGAACGCGGGCCGGAACTGGGCATTGACCCCGCCAAGATCGAGAAATCCGCCAAAAGCTGGGAAAACGCGCCGCTGATCGTGGGCGTCGTGTCCGCGCCGGTGCCGTCGGAGAAAGCGCCAGAGCTGGAGCAAGTGCTGACCGCCGGGGCAGTGTGCACCTCGCTGGTCAATGCCGCGCTGTCGTCGGGCTGGGGGGCGGCGTGGATCACCGGCTGGGCGGCGTTCGACCGGGTGTTCATGGAACAAGGCCTTGGCCTGCAAGCGCAGGAAAAGATTGCCGGGTTTGTGCATCTGGGCAGCTGCGAGACCCCGCCCTCCGAGCGGGCGCGCCCGGATCTGTCGGCCCTCATCACCCGGGTTGTGCAATGA
- a CDS encoding EI24 domain-containing protein, which yields MIFTAFYRALTQMADPRFRRVIWFGLALAVALLFAMYAAVLMVVQVFTPDAITLPWVGEVTGLSTLLSFGSIAVMLVLSVFLMVPVASAFTGLFLDDAADAVEDRYYPNLPDTPRTPFWPALLDSLRYFWLLVVLNLLGLVVVIFSAGLGMVVLWAINGYLLSREYFVMVALRRMPPEDAHAMRRANVIRLWIAGVLMAIPLSIPLVNLLVPVVGAAVFTHLFHRIALR from the coding sequence ATGATCTTTACCGCTTTTTACCGGGCGCTGACGCAAATGGCCGACCCGCGGTTTCGGCGGGTGATCTGGTTCGGGCTGGCTCTGGCGGTGGCGTTGCTGTTTGCGATGTACGCCGCGGTGCTGATGGTGGTGCAGGTCTTCACCCCCGACGCGATTACCCTGCCCTGGGTCGGCGAGGTCACCGGGCTTTCAACCCTGCTCTCGTTCGGGTCGATTGCGGTGATGCTGGTGCTGTCGGTGTTCCTGATGGTGCCCGTCGCCTCGGCGTTTACCGGGCTTTTTCTGGACGACGCCGCCGACGCGGTCGAGGACCGCTATTACCCCAACCTGCCCGACACGCCGCGCACCCCCTTCTGGCCCGCCCTTCTGGACAGCCTGCGGTATTTCTGGCTGCTGGTCGTGCTGAACCTGCTGGGGCTGGTCGTGGTGATCTTCAGCGCCGGACTGGGGATGGTCGTGCTCTGGGCGATCAACGGCTATCTGTTGTCGCGCGAATATTTCGTGATGGTCGCCCTGCGCCGCATGCCGCCTGAAGACGCGCATGCCATGCGGCGGGCAAATGTCATCCGTCTGTGGATCGCGGGGGTGCTGATGGCGATCCCGCTCAGCATCCCGCTGGTCAATCTGCTGGTGCCGGTGGTCGGCGCGGCGGTGTTTACGCATCTCTTTCACCGCATCGCGCTGCGGTGA